The Triticum aestivum cultivar Chinese Spring chromosome 3A, IWGSC CS RefSeq v2.1, whole genome shotgun sequence genome includes a region encoding these proteins:
- the LOC123060913 gene encoding transcription factor bHLH150, with protein sequence MISIGGSSSSSSSAAAAGVRMGGAKRRGKPGGAAAPGAAGPPQTRWRSGTQERIYGRRLLDALRATRSGAASSPQPRAVKAAADSALALTARGQSRWSRAILLAGAASCRRRVLVKAGGKIRRHRRPQARAAAAASKAAAAASASEPPLLKEKKVKDRLRVLGRLVPGCRKLQAPDLLEETADYVAALEMQVKAMRALADALAAAQLSSPPPPAAAAADEAEMER encoded by the coding sequence ATGATCTCTATAGGCgggtcctcctcgtcctcctcctccgccgccgcagcgGGGGTCCGGATGGGCGGGGCCAAGCGGCGGGGGAAACCGGGCGGGGCCGCCGCGCCGGGGGCCGCGGGCCCGCCGCAGACCAGGTGGCGGAGCGGCACGCAGGAGCGGATCTACGGCCGGCGCCTGCTGGACGCGCTCCGGGCCACGCGGTCGGGCGCCGCCTCGTCCCCGCAGCCGCGCGCCGTCAAGGCCGCCGCCGACTCGGCGCTGGCGCTCACGGCGCGCGGGCAGTCGCGCTGGAGCCGCGCCATCCTGCTGGCCGGCGCCGCGTCCTGCCGCCGCCGCGTGCTCGTCAAGGCCGGCGGgaagatccgccgccaccgccgcccgcaggcgcgcgccgccgccgcggcgtccAAGGCCGCGGCCGCCGCTTCCGCCAGCGAACCGCCGTTGCTCAAGGAGAAGAAGGTGAAGGACCGGCTCCGCGTGCTGGGCCGGCTCGTCCCCGGGTGCCGGAAGCTGCAGGCCCCCGACCTGCTCGAGGAGACGGCCGACTACGTGGCCGCGCTGGAGATGCAGGTCAAGGCCATGCGCGCGCTCGCCGACGCGCTCGCGGCGGCCCAGCTGTCCTcgcctcccccgccggccgccgccgccgccgacgaggccgAGATGGAGAGGTGA